In the Colletotrichum higginsianum IMI 349063 chromosome 7 map unlocalized unitig_7, whole genome shotgun sequence genome, one interval contains:
- a CDS encoding Duf726 domain protein, whose translation MHPVCRRCSALLFQQTRTFASSSVNLSVPKPASAFLSKPTWSVASLLPPSTKAGASETSPEEPISRAKLHHLLRLSALPLPDTEAAESAMLRTLHSQLHFVRDVQSVETTGVEPLRSLRDETTEGVAEVTIGLEELQDALGNEIQFGHKKRPKRVRGEEVDTKGAEDWDPLKTASRTAGKYFVVQSKKEES comes from the coding sequence ATGCACCCCGTCTGCAGGCGTTGTAGCGCTCTTCTCTTCCAGCAGACCCGAACATTCGCATCCTCTTCCGTCAACCTCTCTGTCCCAAAGCCAGCGTCAGCATTCCTCTCCAAGCCGACATGGTCCGTCGCGTCCCTCCTCCCGCCTTCCACGAAAGCCGGCGCTTCTGAGACCTCCCCGGAAGAACCAATCTCCAGGGCCAAGCTTCATCACCTACTCCGTCTATCTGCTCTCCCGCTCCCGGACACGGAAGCAGCAGAGTCTGCTATGTTACGCACGCTTCACTCGCAGCTACACTTTGTACGCGACGTCCAGAGCGTGGAAACTACTGGTGTTGAGCCGTTGCGCTCCTTGCGCGATGAAACGACCGAAGGTGTGGCAGAGGTGACAATTGGACTTGAAGAGCTACAAGACGCCCTGGGCAACGAGATTCAATTCGGTCACAAGAAACGTCCAAAGAGAGTGCGTGGAGAAGAAGTCGACACCAAGGGTGCAGAGGATTGGGATCCTCTAAAGACAGCATCTCGGACAGCTGGAAAGTATTTTGTCGTTCAGAGCAAGAAGGAAGAGTCATGA
- a CDS encoding Alpha-soluble NSF attachment protein: MPATTEQPISKPHPNLRPVLYISVHVPKPAITRRHNDEKQPTPRNSHLRIPNDIPNLQYLAVLDLLTKETMAQDPRALLQKADKTLSSAGGGFSFFGGREDKYQNAADLYIQAANAFKMQKLNREAGQAFEKAAQVQTNNLKEPDDAANTLVDAFKAYRKDDPEAAVRCLDVAVNQYCAKGNFRRAAGHKEALGELFETELGDSKRALESYEAAAGWYEGDNAAALANKLWLKVADVASLEGDYYKAIENYEKVAAASINNNLMKYSVKDYFLRAGICHLATGDMVAARRAVEKYADMDPGFAQQREAMLLNDLLAAVEGGNQEEFTDKLFQYDQVSKLDKWKTTLLVRVKNAIEEPEDEFA; encoded by the exons ATGCCAGCAACGACTGAACAACCCATCTCCAAACCTCACCCAAATCTACGACCTGTCCTCTACATCTCAGTACACGTTCCAAAGCCCGCGATAACCCGACGGCATAACGACGAAAAACAGCCGACACCTCGAAACTCACATCTCCGAATACCGAACGATATCCCAAACCTCCAGTACCTCGCCGTGCTTGATTTACTTACGAAAGAAACTATGGCTCAAGACCCTCGCGCGCTGCTGCAAAAG GCAGACAAGACGCTCTcgagcgccggcggcggcttcagcttcttcggcggccgggaggaCAAGTACCAGAACGCCGCGGACCTGTACATCCAAGCCGCCAACGCCTTTAAGATGCAGAAGCTGA ACCGCGAAGCAGGCCAGGCCTTTGAGAAGGCAGCCCAAGTACAGACCAACAACCTCAAGGAGCCCGATGACGCCGCCAAcacgctcgtcgacgccttcaAGGCTTACCGCAAGGACGATCCGGAGGCCGCGGTGCGCTGCCTCGACGTTGCCGTGAATCAGTACTGCGCCAAGGGCAACTTCCGCCGCGCGGCCGGCCACAAGGAGGCGCTCGGTGAACTGTTCGAGACGGAGCTCGGTGACTCAAAGCGTGCGCTCGAAAGCTacgaggccgcggcgggtTGGTACGAGGGCGACAATGCTGCCGC GCTCGCAAACAAGCTCTGGCTCAAGGTCGCCGACGTGGCCTCCCTCGAGGGCGACTACTACAAGGCTATCGAGAACTACGAaaaggtggcggcggcctcgatcaACAACAACCTGATGAAGTACTCGGTCAAGGACTACTTCCTCCGCGCGGGCATCTGCCACCTCGCCACGGGCGACATGGtggccgcccgccgcgccgtcgagaagtACGCAGACATGGACCCCGGGTTCGCCCAGCAGCGCGAGGCCATGCTTCTCAAcgacctgctcgccgccgtcgagggcggcaacCAAGAGGAGTTCACCGACAAGCTCTTCCAGTACGACCAGGTCAGCAAGCTCGACAAGTGGAAGACGACGCTGCTCGTCCGGGTCAAGAATGCCATTGAggagcccgaggacgagtttGCCTAA